In Larimichthys crocea isolate SSNF chromosome VI, L_crocea_2.0, whole genome shotgun sequence, one genomic interval encodes:
- the LOC104935147 gene encoding H-2 class II histocompatibility antigen, I-E alpha chain-like isoform X1 — MSVIALVILTGAVCTSATRPLHNLHFIYGCYDSGDVRVDILVDDDVAGYADFSKEEVVWALPHLLPSIAAISKKQAYEIAKATIIHCHSVLVKSERADPGAALRQDAPESSMYTRYEGEDGVVNTLFCLANHFYPPTINFTWIKNGAQVTDGVSYLRYLQNSDGTFHRTSMLSFTPRVGDVYACSLEHQALQEPLIRSWELEERKSGVSPAAGFFMASLVFCVIGIGVGVFLCIKQPN; from the exons ATGTCGGTGATTGCACTGGTTATACTCACCGGAGCGGTTTGTACTTCTGCAACAA GGCCCCTCCACAACTTGCACTTCATCTATGGGTGCTATGACTCCGGCGACGTACGGGTAGATATACTTGTCGATGACGACGTGGCCGGGTACGCTGATTTCAGTAAAGAAGAAGTAGTGTGGGCGTTACCTCACCTGCTACCAAGTATAGCAGCCATCTCCAAAAAACAGGCTTATGAAATTGCGAAAGCAACCATCATTCACTGTCACAGCGTTTTGGTTAAATCAGAACGAGCCGATCCTGGTGCTGCCTTACGACAAG ATGCTCCAGAAAGCTCCATGTACACCCGGTACGAAGGGGAAGACGGTGTGGTGAACACTCTCTTCTGTTTGGCCAATCACTTCTACCCTCCCACTATCAATTTCACATGGATAAAGAACGGTGCGCAGGTCACAGATGGAGTATCGTACCTGCGTTACCTCCAAAACAGTGACGGGACGTTTCACAGAACTTCAATGCTGAGTTTCACTCCACGGGTGGGGGATGTTTACGCCTGTTCATTGGAGCATCAAGCCTTACAAGAGCCTCTCATCAGGAGCTGGG agctggaggagaggaagagtggAGTGAGTCCTGCGGCTGGGTTCTTCATGGCCAGCcttgttttttgtgtgataGGAATCGGGGTTGGAGTCTTCTTGTGCATCAAGCAGCCAAACTAG
- the LOC104935147 gene encoding H-2 class II histocompatibility antigen, I-E alpha chain-like isoform X2 has translation MWPLHNLHFIYGCYDSGDVRVDILVDDDVAGYADFSKEEVVWALPHLLPSIAAISKKQAYEIAKATIIHCHSVLVKSERADPGAALRQDAPESSMYTRYEGEDGVVNTLFCLANHFYPPTINFTWIKNGAQVTDGVSYLRYLQNSDGTFHRTSMLSFTPRVGDVYACSLEHQALQEPLIRSWELEERKSGVSPAAGFFMASLVFCVIGIGVGVFLCIKQPN, from the exons ATGT GGCCCCTCCACAACTTGCACTTCATCTATGGGTGCTATGACTCCGGCGACGTACGGGTAGATATACTTGTCGATGACGACGTGGCCGGGTACGCTGATTTCAGTAAAGAAGAAGTAGTGTGGGCGTTACCTCACCTGCTACCAAGTATAGCAGCCATCTCCAAAAAACAGGCTTATGAAATTGCGAAAGCAACCATCATTCACTGTCACAGCGTTTTGGTTAAATCAGAACGAGCCGATCCTGGTGCTGCCTTACGACAAG ATGCTCCAGAAAGCTCCATGTACACCCGGTACGAAGGGGAAGACGGTGTGGTGAACACTCTCTTCTGTTTGGCCAATCACTTCTACCCTCCCACTATCAATTTCACATGGATAAAGAACGGTGCGCAGGTCACAGATGGAGTATCGTACCTGCGTTACCTCCAAAACAGTGACGGGACGTTTCACAGAACTTCAATGCTGAGTTTCACTCCACGGGTGGGGGATGTTTACGCCTGTTCATTGGAGCATCAAGCCTTACAAGAGCCTCTCATCAGGAGCTGGG agctggaggagaggaagagtggAGTGAGTCCTGCGGCTGGGTTCTTCATGGCCAGCcttgttttttgtgtgataGGAATCGGGGTTGGAGTCTTCTTGTGCATCAAGCAGCCAAACTAG